The Scomber scombrus chromosome 5, fScoSco1.1, whole genome shotgun sequence genome window below encodes:
- the b3glcta gene encoding beta 3-glucosyltransferase a, protein MLSNNPHVGHKVAGCLLFLSFFHIDFAAGSSGKGSQSQDDMYVIHNSQLDLREIVFVIQSQSNSFHVRQAERRKADLLRQAHSLTEKPPVVLLLHSLSDNEGDWSILPLLPYLSYSFGKNSSWLVFLEEETNVKMNKLVEVLAKFDKNKEWFLGKPLYDVESTIIHHYAFAENPSVFKYPDFAAAWALSIPLVVRLANKVTDEPHKSDFTIDLKHEVALYIWDNGKGPHLIAVPELCTEPEDSPQAQHCATTLSREPLLCGEPVNIEDIFVAVKTCQKFHSERVPVIKKTWEKDALFLEYYSDHADPSIPTINLGVPNTERGHCGKTFAILKRFVSSAVPKTKWLLVVDDDTLISLPRLQVLLSCYDPSEPVCLGERYGYGLSQGGYSYITGGGGMVFSREAVAQLLNSGCKCYSDDAPDDMVLGMCLNALDLPATHSPLFHQARPEDYARDFLAHQVPISFHKHWNIDPIAVFNKWLKDDLRAKASDGLNKSAKTEL, encoded by the exons ACCTGCGGGAGATAGTGTTCGTCATCCAGAGTCAAAGCAACTCCTTCCATGTGAGGCAAGCAGAGAGACGGAAAGCAGATTTACTAAGGCAAGCACACAGTCTCACAGAG AAACCACCGGTGGTTTTGCTTCTTCACAGTTTATCAGATAATGAGGGAGACTGGAGTATCCTTCCTCTGCTGCCTTA CTTGTCTTACTCCTTTGGGAAAAATTCATCCTGGCTTGTGTTTCTTGAGGAGGAAACTAATGTAAAGATGAATAAGCTTGTAGAAGTCCTTGCAAAGTTTGACAAGAATAAA GAGTGGTTTCTTGGTAAGCCCCTCTATGATGTGGAGTCTACTATCATCCATCACTACGCCTTTGCAGAGAATCCCTCCGTCTTTAAATATCCAGACTTTGCTGCTGCTTGGGCCTTAAGCATCCCCCTTGTAGTCCG GCTTGCAAACAAAGTGACAGATGAGCCACATAAATCTGACTTCACTATTGACCTGAAACATGAG GTTGCCTTGTACATCTGGGACAATGGGAAGGGTCCACATCTGATTGCTGTTCCTGAGCTGTGCACTGAGCCGGAGGACTCTCCTCAGGCCCAGCACTGTGCTACCACTCTGAGCAGAGAGcccctgctgtgt GGGGAGCCTGTGAATATAGAAGATATATTTGTTGCTGTGAAAACCTGTCAGAAATTTCACAGTGAAAGAG TTCCAGTGATAAAGAAGACTTGGGAGAAAGATGCCTTATTTTTAGAGTACTACAGTGACCATGCTGATCCTTCAATACCAACCATAAATTTAGGAGTACCAAATACTGAAAGAG GCCACTGCGGGAAAACATTTGCAATTCTTAAAAGATTTGTAAGCAGTGCTGTCCCAAAGACCAAGTGGCTCCTTGTTGTGGACGATGACACACTTATCAG CCTCCCCAGACTGCAAGTCTTGCTGAGCTGTTATGACCCTTCTGAACCAGTGTGTCTCGGGGAGAGGTATGGCTACGGACTGAGCCAAGGCGGCTACAGCTACATCACAGGAGGTGGAGG TATGGTGTTCAGTAGAGAGGCTGTGGCTCAACTTCTGAACAGCGGCTGCAAGTGCTACAGCGATGACGCACCTGATGACATGGTGCTGGGAATGTGCCTCAACGCTCTTGACCTTCCTGCCACACACAGCCCTCTCTTCCACCAG GCACGCCCAGAGGACTACGCCAGAGACTTCTTAGCCCACCAGGTGCCCATCTCTTTCCATAAACACTGGAACATCGACCCCATTGCTGTTTTCAACAAATGGCTTAAGGATGATTTGAGGGCAAAAGCTTCAGATGGACTTAATAAGAGTGCGAAAACTGAGTTATAA